The Solanum lycopersicum chromosome 2, SLM_r2.1 DNA window AACACCTTTGAACTACACACAAACTATTAATTTTGTAGCTGAACTATTGATAGAATTAAAAACACCCCTCTATTCGACTAAATAAACTTAGTATACCCCCGATATATCACGTCATATAACAAGTGATTTTAAGCTCTTGTAGGACgaaaaaaatgtttaaacaCTCTTAaatttgatgagaatttgtAAGCATATTTCACTCatattgtaaaatttaaaatatgtttaatttcaattagttaaataaataaatattttaatatatttaaaaataaaacaaataatttactGTAATTTAGATATGTTCAAGGAAAGTAGTATGTAGAATAATCATGGTAGACATAGGTATCTTGGGTGGGACATATTCACAATCATAATTTTCTGCGATGTCCCTATAtctatgtcaaaaaaaaaattgaattggaaTTACCTGCTTCTCTCACATAACCCATTTTttgtctctttcttcttcctttttccctCTCAAACCCTTACAAGACACCATTTTTTCTCCCAACTTGATAACACACattcattctttattttttttggggttttAAAGAGAATGGGGAGTTGTTTGAGCAAGAAGAGCACTTGTTCTGTTTCTTCTCCTCCTCTTCCACTTGTGaaacaaaatcaagaaaccCTTGTAGAAAAGAAGAAAGTAGATGGACAGGTAGTGAGAAGAGAAATCTTTGTTATCAAACACAGGATAAGTCATGAAGAAGGGTCTAATAAACCAAATGAATCTTCTGCACCATCGAGGAGGACTTCGAGTTGTAACAAAGATGAAGTGGATACTATTTTGATACAATGTGGGAGGCTTAGCAGAAGCTCATCTCCCAACAGACCTTTACCTTTTGAAGCTAATACAAGTAGAAAGCACTCTTTTTCCAAGAAAAGTGACAGTGAGAATAGTACAAGGGTGAGTAGATCTCCTGTTAGAAGATCTGAATCACCAATGAAAGCTAATTTGGCTTCTAGTGATGCTAATGTTGGACCAGGAACGATGGTGTCTGTGCCTGCTACTGTTTCATCTCTTGTGTTGGATAAGAATACTGACCTGATTTCTACAGCTCATATTCAGAGGATTCAAGTGAAGAGAAATGTGGGTGTTGCATCTCCTCGTGCTCGGTCACGGTCAGTGTCTCCGGGGAAGATGAATTTGAAGGCGTCAACCGAGAACATGAATTTTCAACAACAGCCCTTGTACCTTAGCCGCAGCAATTCCAGGAAAAGAGAGGATGATTCCCCTTTCAGAAGAAATTCTTCAAGTGAGATTGATAACCCTGTGGTCAATGAAACAATGCCCTTCTATATCCAGGTTCGCTTTTCTAGTCTCCAGCAACTCTGGGGAGATGCTAATTAGCTTAAAATTCTCTATTCATGGATTTATTTGACATGAATATGGTATGCTTCAAATGCAGAAACTGAATGCAGAAAATATAAACAATGGCAAAGTTGTTTTAAAAGGAACTGGGGAAAGCCTTAGCATCAGCAAAGTAGCTCCAGATTATGGCCTTACAAATGTATATGCCAAATTCAAGAAGCAGCTGGCACAGGAAGCTAAAGCATTGAGAACAGTTTCAGGGAATGCTGCAGTGGATATGGTTGCTTCAGGATCCGAGAGCTTAGCGCCTGAGGTAATAAGAAGAAGCAGGTCACCGAGGCTATCCCGGGACATAGACATTAATCATAGGGTTCAGTCAACTCTTACTCAATCATATACTGAGTTATTGCTTGAGGACATACAAAACTTTCATCAAAAGAGCAGAAACCCTTCATTTTCACTTCCACCTGGTGCAGTTGCTGACTTCAACTCAACTACTAGTTCCAACGTATCCAGTGCTTTCTCTGAAGACAGAAGAAGCAACCGCACAGTCGAGCATTTTAACAAGATTACCAGTGCTTGTTTAGCAACCAATCCTCAGAGTAGGTTAGCAATAAAGAACCCATATGCAGAGTCTGAGGTTGCCTTTAGTGATGACTCAATGGAGCCTTCCAGAATACAGAAGTATGCAACATTTGGAAGGGGAACTGATGGTGGCTCTATGGAAGAGCTAGAATCCTCAGAAAGCAATAGTTTTGTTGGTTATCAACGATGTAGGTTTTCCTCGTCCTCACAAGAACCACATTCAGCTGATTCAACCGAATCTTGGACTCCAAAATCTTACAGTAGGCTGTATATGAATCCATTAGCCTTTCAAAAGTGTACAGTATCTGATCATGTTCCTGATATGGATGATGGTAAAAGTAGAATGACTGCAAATAAGAGGGATTCAGATAACCAGCAACATGGAATAGTTCACAACAGCAGTGAACCTAGAGGACTTCACATATCACCTATGGCAGCAGCAGCTGCTTTGACTTATTAGATATATATGCAGTTTGTTCGAGGATTGATATGTCGCTGTTTTGGTTGCTCACTTAGCAATTTTTTCATCTCAGTGTTTACAGTATCATTTACTTAAGTATTGTGTTGCAAATAATCTTTTAAGTTATCTAACAGACATATGGTGGCTAATAATGGAGGTTTGcatttatacaaatttcaaaCTTGGTACAAAGATATTGAATAGGCACAGATATATATGTTAAACCTGATGCTGTGGTAGCATGAAAATTCTCTACACAAATCTAACATTTACAATGTTATTATTCCTGAACATTCTCTACACCTAATGTGATAATACACCATCTTGAATCTCATGCTTCATGATTTATGGTACATGGCTGGACAGAAATCTACCTCCAAGCAAGTTCCAGCCTGCATATTTACCGGTGTGTGTACTCTTGTAGGGCCTTACTATTATCTTGAAATATTTTCTATACAGTGTACGTCTCTTCTGCAAATGGAGTAGAAAGCTGCTGAGCTTTCTTCTCTATCCAGACATAAGGAGGGGAGATCAGTTGATTGACAGCTA harbors:
- the LOC101262874 gene encoding uncharacterized protein At1g65710-like, which codes for MGSCLSKKSTCSVSSPPLPLVKQNQETLVEKKKVDGQVVRREIFVIKHRISHEEGSNKPNESSAPSRRTSSCNKDEVDTILIQCGRLSRSSSPNRPLPFEANTSRKHSFSKKSDSENSTRVSRSPVRRSESPMKANLASSDANVGPGTMVSVPATVSSLVLDKNTDLISTAHIQRIQVKRNVGVASPRARSRSVSPGKMNLKASTENMNFQQQPLYLSRSNSRKREDDSPFRRNSSSEIDNPVVNETMPFYIQKLNAENINNGKVVLKGTGESLSISKVAPDYGLTNVYAKFKKQLAQEAKALRTVSGNAAVDMVASGSESLAPEVIRRSRSPRLSRDIDINHRVQSTLTQSYTELLLEDIQNFHQKSRNPSFSLPPGAVADFNSTTSSNVSSAFSEDRRSNRTVEHFNKITSACLATNPQSRLAIKNPYAESEVAFSDDSMEPSRIQKYATFGRGTDGGSMEELESSESNSFVGYQRCRFSSSSQEPHSADSTESWTPKSYSRLYMNPLAFQKCTVSDHVPDMDDGKSRMTANKRDSDNQQHGIVHNSSEPRGLHISPMAAAAALTY